A window of Salmo trutta chromosome 5, fSalTru1.1, whole genome shotgun sequence contains these coding sequences:
- the LOC115193516 gene encoding butyrophilin subfamily 2 member A1 isoform X1 gives MKVTQLDCLCVILLHLLHTAGSEKFEVLGPTDVIAAVAGDDIILPCYLKPNISAEDMTVDWLNLDFLDGRVYRYQNHRIIRDDQIPSYIGRTSLFKEELWRGNTSLKLTRVQGTDEGRYKCFIKAKSWYDDFTIQVLIKAVGSKPVVSIEGHREGGMGLLCESEGWHPQPELLWLDSEGVHLSAGPPETHRDFKGFYTVKQHVIVQETDTNRFTCRVQQSRINEKIETEVHLPSELFDYATPLRMAFIVLCCLGGVTVIGLSLAICCIHNKKGVIIDQLKLQRADQSKEGEVLRKERDDLKKERVDLWVQNNDHNGKLAKVEKDLKSQLEILASQLDFVNTNWSPGVETIRRHAVNVTLDPDTAHCKLILSQDGKQVRHGELNQVLSDNGKRFTNWSCVLGNVGFSGKFYYEVKVEGKTEWTLGVVRKSINMNESLRPIPNKGYWTVELKDGKYTAHADSPVNLLLREKPQKVGVFVDYEKCQVSFYNVEDRCHIYSFTVCTFTKKLYPFFNPGCSDSVSLVICPVDATD, from the exons ATGAAGGTGACTCAACtagactgtctgtgtgtgattcTTCTACATCTCCTACACACAGCAGGCtctg AGAAGTTTGAGGTTCTTGGTCCAACTGATGTCATTGCTGCTGTGGCTGGTGATGACATCATTCTGCCCTGTTACCTCAaacccaacatcagtgctgagGACATGACAGTGGACTGGCTGAACCTCGACTTCTTAGACGGTCGTGTTTATCGCTACCAAAACCACAGAATCATACGAGATGATCAGATTCCCTCCTACATTGGAAGAACTTCACTGTTTAAAGAGGAACTGTGGAGGGGAAACACCTCTTTAAAACTGACCAGGGTACAAGGCACTGATGAGGGACGTTACAAATGTTTTATTAAGGCAAAAAGCTGGTATGATGATTTCACTATTCAAGTCCTCATTAAAG CTGTAGGATCCAAGCCAGTGGTGTCCATtgagggacacagagagggagggatgggtctgCTGTGTGAATCAGAAGGCTGGCACCCTCAGCCTGAGCTGCTGTGGCTGGACAGTGAAGGAGTCCATCTCTCTGCTGGACctcctgaaacacacagagacttCAAGGGATTCTACACAGTGAAACAACATGTCATTGTCCAGGAGACTGACACCAACCGCTTTACCTGCAGAGTCCAACAGAGCCGGATCAATGAGAAGATAGAGACAGAGGTTCACCTCCCTA GTGAGTTATTTGATTACGCAACCCCATTGAGAATGGCCTTCATTGTGTTATGCTGTCTGGGAGGCGTCACTGTGATTGGTTTATCTCTGGCTATCTGCTGCATACATAATAAGAAAG GTGTGATAATAGATCAACTCAAACTGCAGCGGG CTGACCAATCAAAGGAGGGGG AGGTCCTCAGGAAGGAGAGAG ATGACCTCAAGAAGGAGAGAG TTGACCTCTGGGTGCAGAATA ATGACCACAATGGGAAGCTAG CTAAGGTTGAAAAGGACCTCAAAAGTCAACTGG AAATACTGGCTTCTCAGCTGG ATTTTGTGAACACAAACTGGAGTCCAG GTGTTGAAACCATCAGAAGACATGCAG TGAATGTGACTCTAGACCCTGATACTGCACATTGTAAACTCATCCTGTCTCAGGACGGGAAACAAGTGAGACATGGAGAACTAAATCAAGTTCTCTCTGACAACGGGAAGAGGTTTACAAATTGGTCCTGTGTCCTCGGAAATGTGGGCTTCTCAGGGAAGTTCTATTATGAGGTGAAGGTGGAGGGGAAGACTGAGTGGACTTTGGGAGTGGTCAGAAAGTCCATCaatatgaatgaaagtttaagACCGATCCCTAATAAAGGATACTGGActgtggagctgaaggatggaaAGTACACAGCTCATGCGGATTCCCCTGTCAACCTCTTACTGAGAGAGAAGCCCCAGAAGGTGGGGGTATTTGTGGATTATGAGAAGTGTCAGGTCTCCTTCTACAATGTGGAGGACAGGTGTCATATCTACTCTTTCACTGTCTGCACCTTCACTAAGAAACTCTATCCATTCTTCAACCCTGGTTGTTCAGATAGTGTTTCACTGGTCATCTGTCCTGTAGAtgccactgactga
- the LOC115193516 gene encoding butyrophilin subfamily 2 member A1 isoform X4, protein MKVTQLDCLCVILLHLLHTAGSEKFEVLGPTDVIAAVAGDDIILPCYLKPNISAEDMTVDWLNLDFLDGRVYRYQNHRIIRDDQIPSYIGRTSLFKEELWRGNTSLKLTRVQGTDEGRYKCFIKAKSWYDDFTIQVLIKAVGSKPVVSIEGHREGGMGLLCESEGWHPQPELLWLDSEGVHLSAGPPETHRDFKGFYTVKQHVIVQETDTNRFTCRVQQSRINEKIETEVHLPSELFDYATPLRMAFIVLCCLGGVTVIGLSLAICCIHNKKGVIIDQLKLQRADQSKEGEVLRKERVDLWVQNNDHNGKLAKVEKDLKSQLEILASQLDFVNTNWSPGVETIRRHAVNVTLDPDTAHCKLILSQDGKQVRHGELNQVLSDNGKRFTNWSCVLGNVGFSGKFYYEVKVEGKTEWTLGVVRKSINMNESLRPIPNKGYWTVELKDGKYTAHADSPVNLLLREKPQKVGVFVDYEKCQVSFYNVEDRCHIYSFTVCTFTKKLYPFFNPGCSDSVSLVICPVDATD, encoded by the exons ATGAAGGTGACTCAACtagactgtctgtgtgtgattcTTCTACATCTCCTACACACAGCAGGCtctg AGAAGTTTGAGGTTCTTGGTCCAACTGATGTCATTGCTGCTGTGGCTGGTGATGACATCATTCTGCCCTGTTACCTCAaacccaacatcagtgctgagGACATGACAGTGGACTGGCTGAACCTCGACTTCTTAGACGGTCGTGTTTATCGCTACCAAAACCACAGAATCATACGAGATGATCAGATTCCCTCCTACATTGGAAGAACTTCACTGTTTAAAGAGGAACTGTGGAGGGGAAACACCTCTTTAAAACTGACCAGGGTACAAGGCACTGATGAGGGACGTTACAAATGTTTTATTAAGGCAAAAAGCTGGTATGATGATTTCACTATTCAAGTCCTCATTAAAG CTGTAGGATCCAAGCCAGTGGTGTCCATtgagggacacagagagggagggatgggtctgCTGTGTGAATCAGAAGGCTGGCACCCTCAGCCTGAGCTGCTGTGGCTGGACAGTGAAGGAGTCCATCTCTCTGCTGGACctcctgaaacacacagagacttCAAGGGATTCTACACAGTGAAACAACATGTCATTGTCCAGGAGACTGACACCAACCGCTTTACCTGCAGAGTCCAACAGAGCCGGATCAATGAGAAGATAGAGACAGAGGTTCACCTCCCTA GTGAGTTATTTGATTACGCAACCCCATTGAGAATGGCCTTCATTGTGTTATGCTGTCTGGGAGGCGTCACTGTGATTGGTTTATCTCTGGCTATCTGCTGCATACATAATAAGAAAG GTGTGATAATAGATCAACTCAAACTGCAGCGGG CTGACCAATCAAAGGAGGGGG AGGTCCTCAGGAAGGAGAGAG TTGACCTCTGGGTGCAGAATA ATGACCACAATGGGAAGCTAG CTAAGGTTGAAAAGGACCTCAAAAGTCAACTGG AAATACTGGCTTCTCAGCTGG ATTTTGTGAACACAAACTGGAGTCCAG GTGTTGAAACCATCAGAAGACATGCAG TGAATGTGACTCTAGACCCTGATACTGCACATTGTAAACTCATCCTGTCTCAGGACGGGAAACAAGTGAGACATGGAGAACTAAATCAAGTTCTCTCTGACAACGGGAAGAGGTTTACAAATTGGTCCTGTGTCCTCGGAAATGTGGGCTTCTCAGGGAAGTTCTATTATGAGGTGAAGGTGGAGGGGAAGACTGAGTGGACTTTGGGAGTGGTCAGAAAGTCCATCaatatgaatgaaagtttaagACCGATCCCTAATAAAGGATACTGGActgtggagctgaaggatggaaAGTACACAGCTCATGCGGATTCCCCTGTCAACCTCTTACTGAGAGAGAAGCCCCAGAAGGTGGGGGTATTTGTGGATTATGAGAAGTGTCAGGTCTCCTTCTACAATGTGGAGGACAGGTGTCATATCTACTCTTTCACTGTCTGCACCTTCACTAAGAAACTCTATCCATTCTTCAACCCTGGTTGTTCAGATAGTGTTTCACTGGTCATCTGTCCTGTAGAtgccactgactga
- the LOC115193516 gene encoding butyrophilin subfamily 2 member A1 isoform X6, whose amino-acid sequence MKVTQLDCLCVILLHLLHTAGSEKFEVLGPTDVIAAVAGDDIILPCYLKPNISAEDMTVDWLNLDFLDGRVYRYQNHRIIRDDQIPSYIGRTSLFKEELWRGNTSLKLTRVQGTDEGRYKCFIKAKSWYDDFTIQVLIKAVGSKPVVSIEGHREGGMGLLCESEGWHPQPELLWLDSEGVHLSAGPPETHRDFKGFYTVKQHVIVQETDTNRFTCRVQQSRINEKIETEVHLPSELFDYATPLRMAFIVLCCLGGVTVIGLSLAICCIHNKKEVLRKERDDLKKERVDLWVQNNDHNGKLAKVEKDLKSQLEILASQLDFVNTNWSPGVETIRRHAVNVTLDPDTAHCKLILSQDGKQVRHGELNQVLSDNGKRFTNWSCVLGNVGFSGKFYYEVKVEGKTEWTLGVVRKSINMNESLRPIPNKGYWTVELKDGKYTAHADSPVNLLLREKPQKVGVFVDYEKCQVSFYNVEDRCHIYSFTVCTFTKKLYPFFNPGCSDSVSLVICPVDATD is encoded by the exons ATGAAGGTGACTCAACtagactgtctgtgtgtgattcTTCTACATCTCCTACACACAGCAGGCtctg AGAAGTTTGAGGTTCTTGGTCCAACTGATGTCATTGCTGCTGTGGCTGGTGATGACATCATTCTGCCCTGTTACCTCAaacccaacatcagtgctgagGACATGACAGTGGACTGGCTGAACCTCGACTTCTTAGACGGTCGTGTTTATCGCTACCAAAACCACAGAATCATACGAGATGATCAGATTCCCTCCTACATTGGAAGAACTTCACTGTTTAAAGAGGAACTGTGGAGGGGAAACACCTCTTTAAAACTGACCAGGGTACAAGGCACTGATGAGGGACGTTACAAATGTTTTATTAAGGCAAAAAGCTGGTATGATGATTTCACTATTCAAGTCCTCATTAAAG CTGTAGGATCCAAGCCAGTGGTGTCCATtgagggacacagagagggagggatgggtctgCTGTGTGAATCAGAAGGCTGGCACCCTCAGCCTGAGCTGCTGTGGCTGGACAGTGAAGGAGTCCATCTCTCTGCTGGACctcctgaaacacacagagacttCAAGGGATTCTACACAGTGAAACAACATGTCATTGTCCAGGAGACTGACACCAACCGCTTTACCTGCAGAGTCCAACAGAGCCGGATCAATGAGAAGATAGAGACAGAGGTTCACCTCCCTA GTGAGTTATTTGATTACGCAACCCCATTGAGAATGGCCTTCATTGTGTTATGCTGTCTGGGAGGCGTCACTGTGATTGGTTTATCTCTGGCTATCTGCTGCATACATAATAAGAAAG AGGTCCTCAGGAAGGAGAGAG ATGACCTCAAGAAGGAGAGAG TTGACCTCTGGGTGCAGAATA ATGACCACAATGGGAAGCTAG CTAAGGTTGAAAAGGACCTCAAAAGTCAACTGG AAATACTGGCTTCTCAGCTGG ATTTTGTGAACACAAACTGGAGTCCAG GTGTTGAAACCATCAGAAGACATGCAG TGAATGTGACTCTAGACCCTGATACTGCACATTGTAAACTCATCCTGTCTCAGGACGGGAAACAAGTGAGACATGGAGAACTAAATCAAGTTCTCTCTGACAACGGGAAGAGGTTTACAAATTGGTCCTGTGTCCTCGGAAATGTGGGCTTCTCAGGGAAGTTCTATTATGAGGTGAAGGTGGAGGGGAAGACTGAGTGGACTTTGGGAGTGGTCAGAAAGTCCATCaatatgaatgaaagtttaagACCGATCCCTAATAAAGGATACTGGActgtggagctgaaggatggaaAGTACACAGCTCATGCGGATTCCCCTGTCAACCTCTTACTGAGAGAGAAGCCCCAGAAGGTGGGGGTATTTGTGGATTATGAGAAGTGTCAGGTCTCCTTCTACAATGTGGAGGACAGGTGTCATATCTACTCTTTCACTGTCTGCACCTTCACTAAGAAACTCTATCCATTCTTCAACCCTGGTTGTTCAGATAGTGTTTCACTGGTCATCTGTCCTGTAGAtgccactgactga
- the LOC115193516 gene encoding butyrophilin subfamily 2 member A1 isoform X5, giving the protein MKVTQLDCLCVILLHLLHTAGSEKFEVLGPTDVIAAVAGDDIILPCYLKPNISAEDMTVDWLNLDFLDGRVYRYQNHRIIRDDQIPSYIGRTSLFKEELWRGNTSLKLTRVQGTDEGRYKCFIKAKSWYDDFTIQVLIKAVGSKPVVSIEGHREGGMGLLCESEGWHPQPELLWLDSEGVHLSAGPPETHRDFKGFYTVKQHVIVQETDTNRFTCRVQQSRINEKIETEVHLPSELFDYATPLRMAFIVLCCLGGVTVIGLSLAICCIHNKKGVIIDQLKLQRADQSKEGEVLRKERDDLKKERVDLWVQNNDHNGKLAKVEKDLKSQLEILASQLGVETIRRHAVNVTLDPDTAHCKLILSQDGKQVRHGELNQVLSDNGKRFTNWSCVLGNVGFSGKFYYEVKVEGKTEWTLGVVRKSINMNESLRPIPNKGYWTVELKDGKYTAHADSPVNLLLREKPQKVGVFVDYEKCQVSFYNVEDRCHIYSFTVCTFTKKLYPFFNPGCSDSVSLVICPVDATD; this is encoded by the exons ATGAAGGTGACTCAACtagactgtctgtgtgtgattcTTCTACATCTCCTACACACAGCAGGCtctg AGAAGTTTGAGGTTCTTGGTCCAACTGATGTCATTGCTGCTGTGGCTGGTGATGACATCATTCTGCCCTGTTACCTCAaacccaacatcagtgctgagGACATGACAGTGGACTGGCTGAACCTCGACTTCTTAGACGGTCGTGTTTATCGCTACCAAAACCACAGAATCATACGAGATGATCAGATTCCCTCCTACATTGGAAGAACTTCACTGTTTAAAGAGGAACTGTGGAGGGGAAACACCTCTTTAAAACTGACCAGGGTACAAGGCACTGATGAGGGACGTTACAAATGTTTTATTAAGGCAAAAAGCTGGTATGATGATTTCACTATTCAAGTCCTCATTAAAG CTGTAGGATCCAAGCCAGTGGTGTCCATtgagggacacagagagggagggatgggtctgCTGTGTGAATCAGAAGGCTGGCACCCTCAGCCTGAGCTGCTGTGGCTGGACAGTGAAGGAGTCCATCTCTCTGCTGGACctcctgaaacacacagagacttCAAGGGATTCTACACAGTGAAACAACATGTCATTGTCCAGGAGACTGACACCAACCGCTTTACCTGCAGAGTCCAACAGAGCCGGATCAATGAGAAGATAGAGACAGAGGTTCACCTCCCTA GTGAGTTATTTGATTACGCAACCCCATTGAGAATGGCCTTCATTGTGTTATGCTGTCTGGGAGGCGTCACTGTGATTGGTTTATCTCTGGCTATCTGCTGCATACATAATAAGAAAG GTGTGATAATAGATCAACTCAAACTGCAGCGGG CTGACCAATCAAAGGAGGGGG AGGTCCTCAGGAAGGAGAGAG ATGACCTCAAGAAGGAGAGAG TTGACCTCTGGGTGCAGAATA ATGACCACAATGGGAAGCTAG CTAAGGTTGAAAAGGACCTCAAAAGTCAACTGG AAATACTGGCTTCTCAGCTGG GTGTTGAAACCATCAGAAGACATGCAG TGAATGTGACTCTAGACCCTGATACTGCACATTGTAAACTCATCCTGTCTCAGGACGGGAAACAAGTGAGACATGGAGAACTAAATCAAGTTCTCTCTGACAACGGGAAGAGGTTTACAAATTGGTCCTGTGTCCTCGGAAATGTGGGCTTCTCAGGGAAGTTCTATTATGAGGTGAAGGTGGAGGGGAAGACTGAGTGGACTTTGGGAGTGGTCAGAAAGTCCATCaatatgaatgaaagtttaagACCGATCCCTAATAAAGGATACTGGActgtggagctgaaggatggaaAGTACACAGCTCATGCGGATTCCCCTGTCAACCTCTTACTGAGAGAGAAGCCCCAGAAGGTGGGGGTATTTGTGGATTATGAGAAGTGTCAGGTCTCCTTCTACAATGTGGAGGACAGGTGTCATATCTACTCTTTCACTGTCTGCACCTTCACTAAGAAACTCTATCCATTCTTCAACCCTGGTTGTTCAGATAGTGTTTCACTGGTCATCTGTCCTGTAGAtgccactgactga